One window of the Chloroflexota bacterium genome contains the following:
- a CDS encoding serine/threonine protein kinase: protein MIGTVIGHYKVLKLLGQGGMASVFLAEQLGLRRQVALKLLHPALAQDDIIVQRFLREARIAANLRHDHIVTIYDVGQAEGSHYIAMRYIEGESLSQLLHREGPLDPRRALSMLEQIAGALDFAHEHGVLHRDIKPANIMVEPGDVLTLTDFGIARAGGQSNLTSARMVIGTPQYMSPEQARGGSVDKRSDLYALGVMLHEMLSGRPPFSADTTPSLLFMHVHEPPPPLDTVRPGLPRALNGVVARAMAKDPAARYQTARALVDATRDALTGTSPAGHEAAAGAGAGETSLYEPTVATPAPPPRQTPSPNQAPAPAWGTPAAAASPVSAWPPVAGPLPQGYQQPTSYQPESCQPPGYPPSLPAYQPRAVVTATPPPVQAGPPSTAPAYTPAPAPSPLPAQAASYPGSIPTGPVMLYGADVMTPTGFPVDGRRAPLVNSWLVAFALVIVLIVVLFGGLLVLHQVGLLERMVGPGTPVAVSTVGTTMATPAPAVEEQTTPVPATPSASQTVAAPAAAPTSPPTAVPTPLPAAVPTPTSIPPGDRVVQAQQAAEGGDLTGAISRLETMLGDPEVQVDGAVMDDIHETLRKLYVAHGSRLLEAGRLDESAARFEQALRLAPNDGDALSGQQQVTLARHYARMEAAWGRDDEAAIAALEAIMQVDAGFRDTREKLYALLIAKADRLIAAGDRNGAFPVLTRAQNVIPGRPEARQRLASYTPTPAPRPTTIGRPV, encoded by the coding sequence GTGATCGGCACGGTGATCGGCCATTACAAGGTCCTCAAGCTCCTGGGGCAGGGCGGAATGGCCTCGGTCTTCCTGGCCGAGCAGCTTGGACTGCGGCGTCAGGTTGCCCTCAAGCTGCTGCACCCGGCCCTCGCGCAGGACGACATAATCGTGCAACGCTTCTTGCGCGAGGCGCGCATCGCCGCGAACCTCCGGCACGATCACATCGTCACCATCTACGACGTGGGGCAGGCTGAAGGCTCCCACTACATCGCGATGCGCTACATCGAGGGGGAGAGCCTCTCCCAACTGCTGCACCGCGAGGGTCCGCTCGATCCGCGGCGTGCCCTGTCGATGTTGGAGCAGATCGCCGGCGCGCTCGACTTCGCCCACGAACACGGCGTGCTGCACCGGGACATCAAACCGGCCAACATCATGGTGGAGCCGGGCGACGTGCTCACGCTGACCGACTTCGGCATCGCCCGGGCCGGCGGCCAGAGCAACCTGACCTCGGCGCGGATGGTCATCGGCACGCCGCAGTACATGTCGCCGGAGCAGGCGCGGGGCGGCAGCGTGGACAAGCGCTCCGACCTCTACGCCCTCGGCGTGATGCTCCACGAGATGCTGAGCGGCCGGCCGCCGTTCAGCGCCGACACGACGCCCTCGCTCTTGTTCATGCACGTCCACGAGCCTCCGCCCCCGCTCGACACGGTCCGGCCGGGGTTGCCGCGTGCCCTCAACGGTGTGGTGGCCCGCGCGATGGCGAAGGATCCCGCCGCCCGCTACCAGACGGCGCGTGCGCTGGTGGACGCCACGCGCGATGCGTTGACCGGCACGTCGCCGGCCGGCCATGAGGCGGCAGCAGGCGCAGGCGCAGGCGAGACGAGCCTCTACGAGCCGACGGTCGCCACGCCAGCGCCACCGCCCCGCCAGACGCCGTCTCCGAATCAAGCGCCGGCCCCGGCCTGGGGGACGCCAGCAGCGGCAGCCTCGCCCGTCTCGGCGTGGCCGCCGGTGGCCGGGCCGCTGCCGCAGGGCTACCAGCAGCCGACGAGCTACCAACCCGAGAGCTGCCAGCCCCCGGGCTATCCGCCGTCGCTGCCCGCGTACCAGCCGCGGGCCGTCGTGACGGCAACGCCGCCCCCGGTCCAGGCCGGCCCGCCGAGTACCGCGCCGGCCTACACCCCGGCCCCAGCCCCCTCCCCACTGCCGGCCCAGGCTGCCAGCTACCCTGGCAGCATCCCGACGGGGCCGGTCATGCTGTACGGCGCGGACGTGATGACGCCGACCGGCTTCCCCGTGGACGGCCGGCGCGCGCCGCTCGTCAACTCCTGGCTGGTGGCGTTTGCGCTGGTCATCGTGCTGATCGTGGTGCTGTTCGGCGGGCTGCTGGTGCTGCATCAGGTGGGCCTGCTCGAACGGATGGTTGGCCCGGGGACGCCCGTCGCGGTGAGCACGGTGGGCACGACGATGGCGACGCCCGCGCCGGCCGTGGAAGAGCAGACAACCCCTGTCCCAGCCACGCCGTCTGCGTCGCAGACTGTCGCCGCACCGGCTGCCGCCCCCACGTCCCCACCCACTGCTGTACCCACACCCCTGCCGGCCGCCGTGCCCACCCCGACCTCGATCCCGCCCGGCGACCGCGTCGTGCAGGCCCAGCAGGCGGCTGAAGGCGGCGACCTGACCGGCGCGATCTCCCGCCTGGAGACGATGCTCGGGGATCCCGAGGTGCAGGTTGATGGCGCGGTGATGGACGACATCCACGAGACGCTTCGCAAGCTCTACGTGGCGCACGGAAGCCGGTTGCTGGAGGCCGGCCGCCTCGACGAGAGCGCCGCCCGCTTCGAGCAGGCGTTGCGGCTCGCGCCGAACGACGGCGACGCCCTGAGCGGCCAGCAGCAGGTGACGCTGGCCCGCCACTACGCCCGGATGGAGGCCGCCTGGGGCCGCGACGACGAGGCGGCCATCGCCGCGCTCGAAGCGATCATGCAGGTGGACGCCGGCTTCCGCGACACCCGCGAGAAACTGTACGCGCTGCTGATCGCGAAAGCTGACCGGCTCATCGCGGCCGGCGACCGCAACGGCGCGTTCCCGGTGCTGACCCGCGCCCAGAACGTGATCCCCGGGCGGCCAGAGGCGCGGCAGCGGCTGGCGTCCTACACGCCGACGCCGGCCCCCCGCCCGACGACCATCGGGAGGCCGGTATGA
- a CDS encoding response regulator: MPTILLVDDVPQIRDVVEAFLSDEGYDVRTCASAEDALAHLGQSVPDVMILDGRLPGMSGWQCLEKLRASERTARLPVLMLTAAPKDGQAYLSASGDGCTGCLVKPFDLDILLESIERVIEGCQPAPLSA; encoded by the coding sequence ATGCCTACTATCCTCCTGGTGGATGACGTCCCACAGATTCGAGACGTCGTAGAAGCGTTCCTGAGTGACGAGGGGTACGACGTCCGGACGTGCGCGTCAGCCGAAGACGCCCTGGCCCACCTGGGCCAGTCCGTGCCAGACGTGATGATTCTGGACGGACGGTTGCCGGGCATGTCCGGCTGGCAGTGCCTCGAGAAGCTGCGCGCCAGTGAGCGAACCGCCCGCCTGCCGGTGCTGATGCTGACCGCCGCGCCCAAAGACGGGCAGGCGTACCTCTCCGCCTCCGGCGACGGCTGCACGGGCTGTCTCGTGAAACCATTCGACCTCGACATCCTGCTTGAGTCAATCGAGCGCGTCATCGAAGGCTGTCAGCCAGCGCCCCTGTCCGCCTGA
- a CDS encoding dual specificity protein phosphatase family protein produces MRRLLRAAGVLADAGAWVLDGRVLACAYPRREAALAALAGQGITLLVNLHQRAHRPERLAQHAMTELHLPVRDFTAPSAEQIEQAVAALGQAQAERRRVAVHCGGGLGRTGTVLACYLVAQGRTAEAAIAEIRRVRPGSVETAGQVAAVQAYAAAQSGALGGSASPSPSA; encoded by the coding sequence GAGGCTGCTGCGGGCGGCTGGCGTGCTGGCGGACGCGGGTGCGTGGGTCCTGGATGGTCGGGTGCTGGCGTGCGCCTATCCCCGACGCGAGGCGGCGCTCGCGGCGCTTGCCGGCCAGGGCATCACGCTGCTGGTCAACCTCCACCAGCGCGCCCACCGGCCGGAGCGGCTCGCCCAGCATGCCATGACAGAGCTGCACCTGCCGGTTCGCGACTTCACCGCGCCGAGCGCCGAGCAGATCGAGCAGGCTGTGGCGGCGCTCGGGCAGGCCCAGGCCGAGAGGCGGCGCGTCGCCGTGCACTGCGGCGGCGGCCTCGGGCGGACCGGCACGGTGCTGGCCTGCTACCTCGTGGCGCAGGGGCGGACGGCTGAGGCGGCCATCGCGGAGATCCGGCGCGTGCGGCCGGGGTCTGTCGAGACGGCCGGGCAGGTGGCAGCGGTCCAGGCCTACGCAGCGGCTCAGTCAGGCGCGCTCGGCGGCTCGGCCAGCCCGTCCCCGTCGGCCTGA
- a CDS encoding protein phosphatase 2C domain-containing protein, whose amino-acid sequence MFALTTFQARGAIVSDPGRLRPVNEDWCGSLDPDEAGEAAGHPSVWIVADGLSQHGTGRDAARLAVETFLRAGWDHSGQDYGATLQTAAQQANQRLWELGQQARPAEKRWATTVVAAVLRDGETWILAAGDCRAYLLRAGTIRQITRDHTLAAEEVRLGRLRPDEAEHHPGRHTLLRCLGNRPTVQPDLFHERLMAGDRLLLCSDGLFRHVADAELLRIGSQGDPRMTAHRLLELANQRGGTDNITVGIVEIAALPEHEGREWGTGQATTMAPPLSSTSPPLPPASPWPIDSSAHPASNLSTGPSGRPSAAGLGGAMPATRGHAASGMHPEPPVSRLAVLSTAARWIGSHPGLAETLDAILAGALAVAEARRAAILLADEPAARPVFAAGRGLTAADLAADLDARPDADHSTPARLVEQVLQSGQPILAGDAVVADPGLGVQVSANGHGHGHHAGHGSGHDLGQGAALCVPLVAGERCIGALYADAPSVGTAFTLVDLDLLTTFASLSAAAIDSAQLRARYEQQVRQIGSLQTAQDRILRSVSSGIIAVDREGVITSCNRAAAEMLLVDPSAVVGTPLGSILPPRFMLALGAPFAGSGDDPGVTIQGFDMVGELRGRGYVHFEHRLSPLKDDAGGTVGYVLALEDRTFLARLERERREAGAERERIMRIFGGMMSPDVLQEVLRIGGEGSGFGGDRRTLTIMFADIRGFTGLSERLPPEDVVEILNGYLGAATDVILEHKGSIDKYIGDAVMALFGAPAPLENHALQAVRAALAMQKRFAERPAPEGHRASFGIGINTGSGIVGMIGSPDVKSYTAIGDVVNVAARLEGEARAGEVLITDDTYQLVHDDVEVEGLGSIYVKGRVTPVAVYKVLRVREAAERAPAGSPAGRHGERGRL is encoded by the coding sequence ATGTTCGCCCTGACAACCTTCCAGGCACGCGGCGCAATCGTCTCCGATCCTGGCCGGCTGCGCCCCGTCAACGAGGACTGGTGCGGCTCGCTCGATCCCGACGAGGCCGGCGAGGCCGCCGGACATCCTTCCGTCTGGATCGTGGCGGACGGCCTCAGCCAGCATGGGACCGGCCGCGACGCCGCCCGGCTGGCCGTCGAGACGTTCCTGCGGGCCGGCTGGGACCACTCGGGGCAGGACTACGGCGCGACGCTTCAGACGGCGGCCCAGCAGGCCAACCAGCGGCTCTGGGAGCTTGGGCAGCAGGCGCGGCCCGCCGAGAAGCGGTGGGCCACGACCGTCGTGGCGGCGGTGCTGCGCGATGGTGAGACCTGGATCCTCGCGGCCGGCGACTGCCGAGCGTACCTGCTGCGGGCGGGCACGATCCGCCAGATCACCCGGGACCACACCCTCGCCGCCGAGGAGGTCCGGCTCGGGCGGCTGCGCCCCGACGAGGCCGAGCACCATCCCGGCCGCCACACGCTGCTGCGCTGCCTGGGGAACCGGCCGACCGTCCAGCCAGACCTCTTCCACGAGCGGCTGATGGCTGGCGACCGGCTGCTGCTCTGCTCGGACGGGCTGTTCCGGCACGTCGCGGACGCCGAGCTGCTGCGGATCGGCAGCCAGGGCGACCCGCGGATGACAGCGCACCGTCTCCTGGAGCTGGCAAACCAGCGCGGCGGCACCGACAACATCACCGTCGGGATCGTGGAGATCGCGGCGCTCCCGGAACATGAGGGACGCGAGTGGGGCACCGGGCAGGCCACCACGATGGCGCCTCCGCTGTCCAGCACGTCGCCCCCGTTGCCACCGGCGTCGCCCTGGCCGATTGACTCGTCTGCCCACCCGGCTTCCAACCTGTCTACCGGCCCGTCCGGCCGTCCGTCAGCGGCGGGCCTGGGCGGCGCGATGCCGGCGACGAGGGGCCACGCAGCCTCGGGCATGCATCCTGAGCCGCCGGTCAGCCGGCTGGCCGTGCTCTCGACGGCGGCGCGGTGGATCGGCTCGCACCCCGGCCTCGCCGAGACGCTGGACGCCATCCTGGCCGGCGCGCTCGCGGTGGCCGAGGCGCGGCGGGCCGCCATCCTGCTCGCGGACGAGCCGGCCGCCCGCCCGGTCTTCGCGGCCGGACGCGGGCTGACGGCCGCCGACCTGGCTGCCGACCTGGACGCACGCCCCGATGCCGACCACAGCACTCCCGCGCGGCTGGTCGAGCAGGTGCTCCAGAGCGGCCAGCCGATCCTGGCCGGCGACGCCGTCGTGGCCGATCCCGGGCTGGGGGTCCAGGTCTCGGCCAACGGGCACGGTCACGGCCATCACGCCGGTCATGGCTCGGGTCACGATCTGGGTCAGGGTGCGGCGCTGTGTGTGCCGCTGGTCGCTGGCGAGCGCTGCATCGGGGCGCTCTACGCCGACGCCCCGAGCGTGGGCACGGCGTTCACGCTGGTGGATCTCGACCTGCTGACGACGTTCGCCAGCCTCAGCGCGGCGGCTATCGACAGCGCCCAGCTGCGGGCGCGCTACGAGCAGCAGGTCCGCCAGATCGGCTCGCTGCAGACGGCCCAGGACCGCATCCTCAGGAGTGTCAGCAGCGGGATCATCGCAGTTGACCGCGAGGGCGTCATCACCAGTTGCAACCGCGCCGCCGCCGAGATGCTGCTGGTGGATCCATCCGCCGTGGTCGGGACGCCGCTCGGCAGCATCTTGCCACCGCGCTTCATGCTGGCCCTCGGCGCGCCGTTCGCCGGCTCCGGCGACGATCCCGGCGTGACGATCCAGGGCTTCGACATGGTGGGCGAGCTGCGCGGGCGCGGCTACGTCCACTTCGAACACCGCCTCTCGCCGCTCAAGGACGACGCCGGCGGGACGGTCGGCTACGTGCTGGCGCTCGAAGACCGGACCTTCCTGGCGCGGCTCGAACGGGAGCGGCGCGAGGCCGGCGCCGAGCGCGAGCGGATCATGCGGATCTTCGGCGGGATGATGTCGCCAGACGTGCTGCAGGAAGTCCTGCGGATCGGCGGGGAAGGCTCCGGGTTCGGGGGCGACCGCCGCACGCTGACGATCATGTTCGCGGACATTCGCGGCTTCACGGGCCTGTCTGAGCGGTTGCCGCCCGAGGACGTGGTCGAGATCCTGAACGGCTACCTCGGGGCGGCCACCGACGTGATCCTGGAGCACAAGGGCAGCATCGACAAGTACATCGGCGACGCCGTCATGGCGCTGTTCGGCGCGCCCGCGCCGCTGGAGAACCACGCCCTCCAGGCCGTCAGGGCGGCCCTGGCGATGCAGAAGCGGTTTGCCGAGCGGCCCGCCCCAGAAGGGCATCGGGCGTCGTTCGGCATCGGCATCAACACTGGATCGGGTATCGTCGGGATGATCGGGTCGCCCGACGTCAAGAGCTACACGGCCATCGGGGACGTGGTGAACGTCGCCGCGCGGCTGGAGGGCGAGGCGCGGGCCGGCGAGGTGCTCATCACCGACGACACCTACCAGCTGGTGCACGACGACGTGGAGGTCGAAGGCCTCGGCTCGATCTACGTCAAAGGCCGGGTGACGCCCGTGGCCGTCTACAAGGTGCTGCGGGTCCGGGAGGCGGCGGAGCGAGCGCCCGCGGGCAGCCCCGCAGGCAGACATGGCGAGCGCGGCCGGCTGTAG
- a CDS encoding response regulator — MGARMRAFDWAATPLGPVERWPQALKTATRILLTSRQPMFVWWGDELTNIYNDAYRTVLGGKHPGALGRPASEVWREIWPQIEPRAVAALGGLEGTFDESLLLIMERNGYQEETYYTFSYSPVPNDEGGVGGIFCANNEDTQRIIGQRQLSLLRELAAATADARTIDAACTLSARGLAANPHDLPFALLYLVDRDGERAVLAGAAGIEPGHPAAPHALPLTASTPPAADGTSLAAGGVRWPLGEVARTGEPAHLIDLDGWAGILPTGAWDRPPCQAVALPVTSSGRAGVAGVLVAGLNPYRQYDDTYRGFLDLVVGQIAASMATAQAYEDERRRAEALAELDRAKTVFFSNVSHEFRTPLTLLLGPTEDALADDLQPLPPAQRERLEVARRNARRLLRLVNTLLDFSRIEAGRVQASYEATNLPAFSADLASNFRSAVERASLTLVVDCPPLPAGVTAYVDREMWEKIVLNLISNAFKFTFAGSIAVSLRVRGDHVELQVADTGTGIAADELPRVFERFHRVHGARGRTHEGSGIGLALVRELVQLHGGTISVESVLDRGTTFTVTLPLGKEHLPADRIGVARTVDSTATGAAPFIEEAMHWLPDAPSVDDERGWLDVLASDAPALRAPPLRAPLPGQRVGPRIRVLLADDNRDMREYVTRLLQGFYQVEAVADGEAALHAARARRPGLVLSDVMMPRMDGFELVAALRADPATREIPILLLSARAGEEARIEGLQGGADDYLTKPFSARELLARVETQVQLSLLRTESVRQERAARSQLERLLEQAPAAMCLLDGPDHVYTLANARYVELVGDRDVMGKSIRDALPELEGQGIIELLDRVYQTGEPYVASELPAQLAVGEGGALKTIYFNLVYAPVRTVDGAVESVFVHAYDVTAQVEARQVAEEAVRIRDEFLSIASHELRNPVAGLKGTAQLARRSQRTGRLDAERLERYLSSIESGAGRLATLTEDLLDVSRLQRGELPLRRRRIDLAALVRESVARQPLDPAQVVRLQVTEGLPRAFLDPDRVEQIATNLLDNAAKYSPDRGEIRVTLTSEGDGVLLLVEDRGIGLPPGAAEHIFEPFGRAPNAQTANIPGLGLGLYICRQIAQQHGGRLWAESAGEGQGTTFALWLPLHADGQADGDGLAEPPSAPD, encoded by the coding sequence ATGGGCGCGCGCATGCGGGCGTTTGATTGGGCCGCCACACCGCTCGGGCCGGTCGAGCGCTGGCCGCAGGCGCTCAAGACCGCGACCCGCATCCTGCTGACCTCGCGCCAGCCGATGTTCGTGTGGTGGGGCGACGAGCTGACCAACATCTACAACGATGCCTACCGCACCGTCCTGGGTGGCAAGCACCCGGGCGCCCTGGGCCGTCCGGCCAGCGAGGTCTGGCGCGAGATCTGGCCGCAGATCGAGCCGCGCGCGGTTGCCGCGCTGGGCGGCCTCGAAGGCACCTTCGACGAGTCGCTCCTGCTGATCATGGAGCGGAACGGCTACCAGGAGGAGACGTACTACACGTTCTCCTACAGCCCGGTCCCCAACGACGAGGGCGGCGTCGGCGGCATCTTCTGCGCCAACAACGAGGATACCCAGCGGATCATCGGGCAGCGTCAGTTGAGCCTGCTGCGCGAGCTGGCCGCCGCCACTGCCGACGCCCGCACCATCGACGCGGCCTGCACCCTCAGCGCGCGCGGCCTCGCGGCCAACCCGCACGACTTGCCGTTCGCCCTGCTCTACCTCGTCGACCGCGACGGCGAGCGCGCCGTGCTGGCCGGGGCGGCCGGCATCGAGCCTGGACACCCGGCCGCGCCGCACGCGCTGCCACTGACCGCCAGCACGCCGCCCGCGGCGGATGGCACGTCCCTGGCTGCAGGCGGCGTCCGCTGGCCCCTCGGCGAGGTTGCCAGGACCGGCGAGCCGGCCCACCTGATCGATCTCGATGGGTGGGCCGGCATCCTCCCGACAGGCGCCTGGGACCGCCCGCCCTGCCAGGCGGTTGCCTTGCCCGTGACCTCTTCCGGGCGGGCTGGCGTGGCCGGCGTCCTGGTCGCCGGGCTCAACCCGTACCGTCAGTACGACGACACCTACCGAGGCTTCCTCGATCTGGTGGTGGGGCAGATCGCCGCCAGCATGGCGACTGCCCAGGCCTACGAGGACGAGCGCCGCCGCGCCGAAGCCCTGGCGGAGCTGGACCGTGCCAAGACCGTCTTCTTCTCGAACGTCTCCCACGAGTTCCGCACGCCGCTCACCCTCCTGCTCGGCCCGACCGAGGACGCCCTGGCCGACGATCTCCAGCCGCTCCCGCCAGCGCAGCGGGAACGGCTCGAAGTCGCTCGGCGCAACGCCCGCCGCCTGCTGCGGCTGGTCAACACCCTGCTCGATTTCTCGCGCATCGAGGCCGGGCGCGTGCAGGCATCGTATGAGGCAACGAATCTGCCGGCCTTCTCCGCCGATCTGGCCTCCAACTTCCGGTCCGCCGTGGAGCGTGCCAGCCTCACCCTGGTGGTGGACTGCCCGCCACTGCCGGCCGGGGTCACCGCCTACGTGGACCGCGAGATGTGGGAGAAGATCGTCCTCAACCTGATCTCGAACGCCTTCAAGTTCACCTTCGCGGGCAGCATCGCGGTCTCGCTGCGGGTGCGGGGCGACCACGTCGAGCTACAGGTTGCGGACACCGGCACCGGTATCGCCGCCGACGAGCTGCCGAGGGTGTTCGAGCGGTTTCACCGGGTCCACGGTGCGCGGGGCCGGACCCACGAAGGCAGCGGCATCGGGCTGGCGCTCGTGCGAGAGCTGGTGCAGTTGCATGGTGGGACCATCAGCGTCGAGAGCGTGCTGGACCGTGGGACGACGTTCACCGTCACCCTGCCGCTCGGGAAGGAGCACCTGCCGGCCGACCGGATCGGCGTGGCCCGCACGGTCGACTCGACAGCCACGGGCGCAGCGCCGTTCATCGAGGAGGCGATGCACTGGCTGCCGGATGCGCCCTCAGTGGACGACGAGCGGGGCTGGCTCGACGTGCTGGCGTCGGATGCGCCGGCGCTCCGCGCGCCACCGCTCCGCGCGCCGCTGCCAGGCCAGCGGGTCGGCCCGCGCATCCGCGTGCTGCTGGCCGACGACAACCGCGACATGCGGGAGTACGTGACGCGGCTGCTCCAGGGGTTCTACCAGGTCGAGGCGGTGGCGGATGGCGAGGCGGCCCTGCATGCCGCGCGCGCCCGGCGGCCGGGCCTCGTGCTGTCCGACGTGATGATGCCCCGCATGGACGGCTTCGAGCTGGTAGCGGCGCTCCGGGCTGACCCGGCTACCCGCGAGATCCCGATCCTGCTGCTCTCGGCGCGGGCCGGCGAGGAGGCCCGCATCGAGGGCCTGCAAGGCGGCGCGGACGACTACCTGACCAAGCCGTTTTCGGCGCGCGAGCTGCTGGCGCGGGTCGAAACGCAGGTTCAGCTCTCCTTGCTGCGCACCGAGTCCGTGCGCCAGGAGCGCGCCGCCCGCTCTCAGCTTGAGCGGCTGCTGGAGCAGGCGCCAGCCGCCATGTGCCTGCTGGACGGCCCGGACCACGTCTACACCCTGGCGAACGCCCGCTACGTCGAGCTCGTTGGCGACCGCGACGTCATGGGAAAGTCCATCCGTGATGCCCTGCCGGAGCTGGAGGGTCAGGGGATCATCGAGCTGCTGGACCGGGTGTACCAGACGGGCGAGCCGTACGTGGCGAGCGAGCTGCCGGCCCAGCTCGCGGTGGGCGAGGGCGGGGCGCTGAAGACGATCTACTTCAACCTCGTGTACGCGCCCGTGCGGACGGTCGATGGCGCGGTGGAGAGCGTGTTCGTGCATGCCTACGACGTGACGGCGCAGGTCGAGGCGCGGCAGGTTGCCGAAGAGGCGGTGCGGATCCGCGACGAGTTTCTCTCCATCGCCTCCCACGAGCTGCGGAACCCGGTGGCGGGCCTCAAAGGGACGGCCCAGCTGGCCCGTCGCAGCCAGCGCACCGGCCGCCTGGATGCCGAGCGTCTCGAACGGTATCTCTCCTCTATCGAGTCCGGGGCGGGGCGGCTTGCGACGCTCACCGAAGACCTGCTCGACGTGTCACGGCTGCAGCGCGGTGAGCTGCCCCTGCGCCGGCGGCGCATCGACCTGGCGGCCCTGGTGCGGGAGTCGGTGGCGCGGCAGCCACTGGATCCGGCTCAGGTGGTCCGCCTGCAGGTCACGGAAGGCCTCCCGCGGGCCTTCCTCGATCCTGACCGGGTCGAGCAGATCGCGACCAACCTGCTCGACAACGCCGCCAAGTACTCGCCGGACCGGGGTGAGATCCGCGTGACGCTCACATCCGAGGGCGACGGCGTGCTGCTGCTGGTCGAGGATCGTGGCATCGGGCTGCCGCCGGGCGCTGCCGAGCACATCTTCGAGCCGTTTGGACGGGCCCCGAACGCGCAGACCGCGAACATCCCTGGCCTCGGGCTGGGCCTCTACATCTGCCGGCAGATCGCGCAGCAGCACGGCGGCCGGCTCTGGGCTGAGAGCGCTGGCGAAGGCCAGGGCACGACGTTCGCACTGTGGCTGCCGCTGCACGCCGACGGTCAGGCCGACGGGGACGGGCTGGCCGAGCCGCCGAGCGCGCCTGACTGA
- a CDS encoding potassium channel protein: MTLQQRVGQVWLLLMVVGVVGTLGYVVIEGWSLFDGLYMTVITLATIGYGEVYPLSMAGRAFTMVLIVAGVGVVAYGFSTMTALWVEGTVSDVWERRRMERQICALKNHVIVCGGGQTGRHIAEELTKAEMPFVVIELDDGRLQTLRKRDPTILTIAGDATDVEVLKHAGVEQAFGLAACMPADKDNLFTLLTARDLNPNMRIVTRVIADDANARLQKVGADAVVSTSRIGALRIASEMLRPHVVSVLDAMLREPSPIRVQEVRVGVGGAGKTLGALDMQARTGTIVFAMRAAGDRHHIFNPPPDRVLVEDDILILCADPVQVEHARQVAESG; encoded by the coding sequence ATGACACTCCAACAGCGCGTAGGGCAGGTCTGGCTGCTGCTGATGGTCGTCGGCGTCGTCGGCACACTCGGCTACGTCGTCATCGAAGGGTGGAGCCTCTTCGACGGTCTCTACATGACCGTCATCACCCTGGCGACCATCGGCTACGGCGAGGTCTACCCGTTGTCGATGGCCGGCCGGGCGTTCACGATGGTGCTGATCGTGGCCGGCGTGGGCGTGGTCGCCTACGGCTTCAGCACCATGACGGCGCTCTGGGTCGAGGGCACCGTCTCTGATGTCTGGGAGCGCCGACGTATGGAACGGCAGATCTGCGCCCTCAAGAACCATGTCATCGTCTGCGGCGGCGGCCAGACCGGGCGGCACATCGCGGAGGAGCTGACGAAGGCCGAGATGCCGTTCGTCGTGATCGAGCTGGACGACGGCCGGCTGCAAACGCTCCGCAAGCGCGATCCGACCATCCTGACCATCGCCGGCGACGCGACCGATGTCGAGGTGCTCAAGCACGCCGGCGTCGAGCAGGCGTTCGGGCTGGCCGCCTGCATGCCGGCCGACAAAGACAACCTGTTCACGCTGCTGACGGCGCGCGATCTGAACCCGAACATGCGGATCGTGACGCGGGTCATCGCCGACGACGCCAACGCGCGCCTGCAGAAGGTCGGTGCGGACGCCGTCGTCTCGACCTCGCGGATCGGGGCGCTGCGGATCGCCTCGGAGATGCTGCGGCCCCACGTCGTCAGCGTCCTGGACGCGATGCTCCGCGAGCCAAGCCCGATCCGGGTGCAGGAGGTGCGAGTCGGCGTGGGCGGGGCCGGCAAGACGCTCGGCGCACTCGACATGCAGGCCCGCACCGGCACCATCGTGTTCGCGATGCGGGCGGCCGGCGACCGTCACCACATCTTCAACCCGCCGCCGGACCGCGTGCTGGTGGAGGACGACATCCTGATCCTCTGCGCGGACCCGGTCCAGGTGGAGCATGCGCGGCAGGTGGCGGAGAGCGGCTGA
- a CDS encoding response regulator yields the protein MGSAGRVLVVEDEESIAQFVTDVLRDEGYEVRRALHGRDALDVLEDWTPDLIVLDLMMPVMDGRAFRTAQRALEGGWDRIPVVVLSGAREARAIADELDVAATLTKPFDIEDLLATIARLLQRA from the coding sequence ATGGGTAGCGCCGGACGGGTACTGGTGGTCGAGGATGAGGAATCCATCGCCCAGTTCGTGACGGACGTCCTGCGCGACGAGGGGTACGAGGTCCGTCGGGCGCTGCACGGGCGGGATGCGCTCGACGTGCTGGAAGACTGGACGCCGGACCTGATCGTGCTGGATCTGATGATGCCGGTGATGGACGGGCGCGCGTTCCGCACGGCTCAGCGGGCGCTCGAAGGCGGCTGGGACCGCATCCCGGTGGTGGTGCTGTCCGGGGCGCGCGAGGCCCGGGCCATCGCCGACGAGCTGGATGTGGCGGCGACGCTCACGAAGCCGTTCGACATCGAGGATCTGCTGGCAACCATCGCGAGGCTGCTGCAGCGCGCCTGA